TGTCGGCTTTACGTCAATCTTGTTGTCTAGCAAATTTGTCCAAGCCGGTGGTGTCCTTGCGAACTCGAACCCGAGCGTGGTACTTGCAAAAGGGACTCCGACGCCCAAGTCAATAAgggaataaaataaataactggTACACAAGATTAGGGAATAAATAGCTCCAGAGCAGACTTTTAGAGATGAGGTGATTTTCTTAAGCAGGAATGTTTTCGTCTTGTGTTTTCTTTTCAGTCTTTTCCTCGGTTTTATAGATTAATACATAGCTTAACGGTCAATTTTTTTCCGAGATTTTGGTGAATGAACTGGTCCCGATATTCTGGCGAGTGAGCTGGTTCCGCGATTTTGATGAATGAGCTATTGAGTGGGAGTCGTTACGCCGAAGTATAACTCGATTTTGGCTGAGATCTCAGAGATATAGTAcaaattgcattttaatttttactatttatatatttaaaaattatattaagaattatttatttagtgtcataataaataatatttttaaatttaaatattttataatttattagttaatttatatttattctaCCATATATTTAGTGTGATAGATTTCTCACAAATAAATTCTTGATCAATTTAACgtcaaaataatattattttatttgagtaaataaaaataaataagttattaattaatttaaatttaatgaCAAATCAGGCTTTATCTATTTTATGTTAGACTAATTTTATGGTATCTATGAATTTTTGTCTAAATGTTGCCTAACTTACTTTTTTTAgtaagttttgattttttaaaaattatttatttttatatcttttaaataaaataataacttttaactttttttagtaaataaacACCACATTATAAGCACCATAGCAATCACTTGTATTTTAATACTTATCGTCCAACTCAACACGTTAACAAACTTTCGTTAACAAATGAACTTGCAAAAGAACCGCATTGTCTTACTAAAATCAATGACAAAAATGGAAATGGACATTTTTCGGGAAAAAAAAGACAGGAATCGAATCGTTActctactttttatttttcttggtAGGTAGACAGAATCATGAAGTTTACTTTACAGAATCAATAGTATTTTACCATCTTCCACTTTCAAATCTGGCAAATGCCAACGAAAACCCAACAACTAGTTAATTCCTCAGTCAGATATCCGAAATTCAACTCCGAGCATGTCCTTCGCCATCTCGTATGACACGAAAGCAATAGCTATAGACGGGACCACCTGAAACGAgcgaaaaaaaatttcaatcgGCAACGCAGTGGTACTATacattaatttttctttttcaaagactTAAAGACTATTGTCAACCAACCCCAAAACAAAATTGTTCGTAAGATATAGCAATCGTTCCAGAACCACTTTTGGCGAAAGGCACCCCAAACGAAACTGCAGCGTCTACCCTAACCCCCCAAATCCCCAATCCCTAACCTATTCAGTACTCATCGCTCCCTCTTCTCCAAATCTCCACACCTGCCGACCTGCGCACCCAGCCACCCACCACCGCGAAGCCTTCGGCCCGTCGCACATCAGGCCAACACGAAGCCACCACCGACCGACTCGACATGGCAGCACAGCACCACGCCGCCGCCGTTGAGACGCCACCACCCTAATCCATCAGTTCAACCCAGCACGGCAGCTCCCAGTCTCCCACTCAGCCTTCCTCCCAAGTCAATATGGAGCCCGAGCCACCGATTCAGGTAATGTTGACCATTTGCTGTTTAGTGTTTACTGGTAATTCTGTTCATTAGTGTTGATTTGTTGATTTGTTGCTAAGTTTTGTTGATTTATAGCCTTTTTTTTCCACGTTAATACTTACAGACAAATGCATTGTTGATTTGTTGCTACTTGCTGTTGCTGGCTCAGTGGCTTGCTGTTTAATGGTTcattttattgttgtttaatGGTTCAATATATTGGAAATGTCCTGCTTGCTGCGTTGCTGTTTAATGGTTcattttattgttgtttaatGGTTCATTTTATTGTTCAGTTTATTGCTGGATGCTGGTTATTGATTAATTGTTGAATGTTGATAACTTGGTTATTGATTAATTGTTCTGACCTTTCTCACCTCATAACTTCATCAATCTTCACACCAAACAATGCTTTATTCTCTTCAGTGTTGTAATCCTACATTAGAAAGTGTAAAATTAGGAAACCCTAATCGACGGACCATCGACCATGGAGGAGTTGGAGGAAGAGCTTCATCTGACGAGTTTGGGCGTGCGGTTTCTCGAATAGCCGTGGCACAGATTTGCGAATCTGCAGGGTTTAATGGCGTCAAGAATTCCGCCATCGAAGCACTTTCCGATGTCACAATTAGGTACCTTATTGACTTGGGGAAAATTGCTGAATTTTATGCTAACCTTGCTGGTAGATCGCAATGTAGTGTCTTTGATTTGATTCTAGGGTTAGAGGATTTAGAACAGGTCAAGGGTTTCATAGGTTCTGGTCAAAGTCAATGCCTTTTAGGTTCAGGAACTGTTAGGGATCTTATGAGGTTTGTGAATTGCGGTGATGAGGTTCCTTTCGCTCAGCCAATATCGAATTTTCCAGTGATTCGGCAGCGGAAAGTTATCCCTAGTTTCTTGCAAATGGGGGAGGCACCACCTACTAAGCATATACCGCCTTGGTTGCCGGCATTGCCGGACCCTCACACTTATATTCACACGCCTATGTGGGATGAGAGGACTTGTGATCCCCGGGAAGACAAGGTTGAACAGGCCAGGCAACGTAGAAAGGCTGAGAGGTCGTTGTTGAGCTTGCAGAAGAGGTTGTTGTTGTGTAGTGGTTCAGTAGAAACACGCAATACGACTTCTAATGTGGTTGTGCCGAGTGGTGGTGGTGCTTCACTTAGACAAGGAGAAGGTGAAGGGGGTGATAAGAACCCTTACCTTAAGGCTCCTGTGGATAACAAAGATGTTTCTCCAGTTCCCTTGCCGGGGAAGCTTTCTGATGATGTTGATATGATTGCAAATCATGTTTCTGTGTTGGAGGCATTTGCTCCTGCAATTGAGATGATGAGGAGTAGTGGTATTTTGTGCGAAGATGACGGGATGCAAGGGAGAACAGTTCTTCCAGCTGTGAGACCCACTGTTTATTTCAAGTTCAGGGCTGGAAAAAAGCTTATCCACGAGTCCTTGGATATGAGGAATCAGAAGAAGGATGCTTCACGAACAGCAGCCTTGGCTGGTAGA
The genomic region above belongs to Arachis stenosperma cultivar V10309 chromosome 5, arast.V10309.gnm1.PFL2, whole genome shotgun sequence and contains:
- the LOC130979151 gene encoding transcription initiation factor TFIID subunit 8-like, giving the protein MEPEPPIQCCNPTLESVKLGNPNRRTIDHGGVGGRASSDEFGRAVSRIAVAQICESAGFNGVKNSAIEALSDVTIRYLIDLGKIAEFYANLAGRSQCSVFDLILGLEDLEQVKGFIGSGQSQCLLGSGTVRDLMRFVNCGDEVPFAQPISNFPVIRQRKVIPSFLQMGEAPPTKHIPPWLPALPDPHTYIHTPMWDERTCDPREDKVEQARQRRKAERSLLSLQKRLLLCSGSVETRNTTSNVVVPSGGGASLRQGEGEGGDKNPYLKAPVDNKDVSPVPLPGKLSDDVDMIANHVSVLEAFAPAIEMMRSSGILCEDDGMQGRTVLPAVRPTVYFKFRAGKKLIHESLDMRNQKKDASRTAALAGREDERDDKKRRAELILKQSMENPQELTLL